From a single Fulvivirga ulvae genomic region:
- a CDS encoding phosphatidylserine decarboxylase codes for MTTPFYRFVSLNVWGIIPAYWQKQVSKVYSKIYNKAFTRHIIPPYCKLNGLDSSYLKLFQSESGHDGYSSFQDFFTRKYIKPPKIDSPYIWPCEGLLCDSGRIADIPEVNVKGDRRHIRTIFGSFGMEIPDDYYFSNVFLHNNNYHRIHSPVNGTAVASERISGELVLLRPWVYKTDPSLPAIRNERVNVSLKDEKGRPWYLSIVGGPAVGTIVLDRVFKEGARLSIGDEIGMFLLGSTCCMAAPVESKTANGSKVQMGSAY; via the coding sequence ATGACAACACCCTTCTATCGTTTCGTATCATTAAATGTTTGGGGAATAATCCCGGCATACTGGCAAAAGCAAGTGTCTAAAGTCTATTCCAAAATATACAATAAGGCATTTACCCGCCACATCATCCCACCATACTGCAAGCTTAACGGACTGGACAGTAGCTATCTGAAATTATTTCAATCGGAAAGCGGCCATGATGGCTACAGTAGCTTTCAAGACTTCTTTACACGAAAGTATATAAAGCCACCTAAAATAGACTCACCGTATATCTGGCCATGCGAAGGCTTGCTATGCGATAGCGGACGAATAGCCGACATACCTGAGGTTAATGTAAAGGGAGACCGAAGGCATATACGAACTATTTTTGGAAGTTTCGGAATGGAAATTCCTGATGATTATTACTTCTCAAATGTGTTTCTACACAATAACAACTATCACCGTATTCATTCTCCTGTCAATGGCACTGCTGTGGCTTCTGAGCGCATATCAGGAGAGCTCGTATTGTTAAGGCCATGGGTCTACAAAACGGACCCTTCATTGCCTGCAATCCGTAATGAGAGGGTAAATGTTTCTCTCAAAGATGAAAAGGGCCGCCCCTGGTACCTTTCCATAGTAGGTGGACCAGCTGTAGGTACTATTGTTCTTGATAGAGTTTTTAAGGAAGGAGCTCGATTATCTATAGGTGATGAAATTGGGATGTTTTTACTGGGATCAACCTGCTGCATGGCCGCGCCTGTTGAAAGTAAAACTGCAAATGGCAGTAAAGTACAAATGGGATCAGCTTATTAG